A section of the Alkalihalobacillus sp. LMS39 genome encodes:
- a CDS encoding YjcZ family sporulation protein: protein MNYGAPHAAGHHGGGFALIVVLFILLIIVGSAYVK from the coding sequence ATGAACTATGGCGCACCACATGCTGCAGGTCATCACGGCGGAGGATTTGCATTAATCGTCGTGTTATTTATCCTACTTATCATTGTAGGATCAGCATATGTAAAATAA
- a CDS encoding DUF2621 family protein, protein MFIGGYFMFRKFLKRLPKEDGKSILDWQDHYIQETIHLWSDEKKRLLEELVEPVPSLFRDVAKEKIAGKIGELAVEENASAITEDLIVRGYIIATPKRDHKFLLKKLKEKQIDITPYQHLF, encoded by the coding sequence ATGTTCATCGGTGGTTATTTTATGTTTCGGAAATTTTTAAAACGTCTTCCAAAAGAGGATGGCAAGTCCATTCTAGACTGGCAAGATCATTATATCCAAGAAACCATTCATTTATGGTCGGATGAAAAGAAACGTCTTTTAGAAGAGCTTGTTGAACCTGTTCCAAGTTTATTCCGTGATGTCGCAAAAGAGAAAATTGCAGGGAAAATAGGGGAGCTTGCTGTAGAGGAAAATGCTTCGGCTATTACGGAAGATTTAATCGTTCGAGGTTATATTATTGCCACGCCTAAACGAGACCATAAATTTCTTTTAAAAAAGTTAAAAGAAAAACAAATCGATATTACGCCATATCAACATTTATTTTAG
- a CDS encoding cytochrome c biogenesis protein CcdC, which produces MTDSLLLMITTIGALFMGTMAMIIRLKATKKPATVKKIILPPLFMSTGFLMFLYEPTIPTTIEVVFALLVGFGFSFLLIRTSKFEIKENKIYLKRSKAFIFILTGLLLLRVAFKIIIGDSISVEELGGMFFLLAYAMIIPWRVMMYRQFKEVEAQLKKQAKNPIVPVET; this is translated from the coding sequence ATGACGGACTCATTACTTCTTATGATAACAACTATCGGTGCTTTATTTATGGGGACAATGGCTATGATTATTCGGTTAAAGGCGACGAAAAAGCCGGCGACTGTAAAAAAAATTATTTTACCTCCATTGTTTATGTCAACAGGGTTCTTAATGTTTTTATATGAACCGACAATCCCGACAACAATAGAAGTCGTCTTTGCTTTATTAGTTGGATTTGGATTTTCTTTTCTTTTAATTCGAACGTCTAAGTTTGAAATAAAAGAAAATAAAATATATTTAAAAAGGTCAAAAGCATTTATATTTATATTAACAGGATTGTTGCTCCTTCGGGTTGCTTTTAAAATCATCATTGGTGATTCAATCAGCGTTGAAGAACTAGGTGGAATGTTTTTCTTACTAGCTTATGCGATGATTATTCCTTGGCGAGTCATGATGTATCGGCAGTTTAAAGAAGTGGAAGCGCAGTTAAAAAAACAAGCCAAAAATCCTATTGTTCCAGTCGAAACATAA
- a CDS encoding copper ion binding protein translates to MSKTIVKVEGMSCGHCVATVEGGLAKVTGVERALVNLENKEVTVEYDESKVKISDIEANIEELGYDVIK, encoded by the coding sequence ATGTCAAAAACAATAGTTAAAGTAGAAGGTATGAGTTGTGGCCATTGTGTAGCAACAGTGGAAGGTGGATTAGCGAAAGTAACTGGTGTAGAACGTGCTTTAGTCAATCTTGAGAACAAAGAAGTGACAGTAGAGTATGATGAGTCAAAAGTAAAGATTTCTGACATTGAAGCGAATATTGAAGAATTAGGTTATGACGTCATCAAATAA
- a CDS encoding heavy metal translocating P-type ATPase, translated as MSGKQIQIPIKGMTCAACSSRIEKVLNKTDGVSATVNLPLEQAAISIEDNRVQIADVIGKIENAGFQVPVQKAEFQIKGMTCAACSSRIEKVIGKVEGVESIQVNLPLERGAVTYYQGVVTKDTIFEKIEDIGFQAVAEQKRNETNEKKTDELSAQRLKFFIALFFSIPLFITMIDHFVTSRMVLPHWLMNGYLQWALATPVQFYAGWQFYRGAYHALKNKGANMDVLVAMGTSAAYFYSVWLVLQGEIYLFFETSAIIITLILLGKLLEARAKGKTSEAIRSLIQLQAKKATIIVDGTEQEVDIEAVKIGDILLVKPGEKVPVDGVIASGYSSIDESMVTGESIPVDRTVGDTVIGATINKHGSFTMEATRVGKDSTLAQIIKIVEEAQTSKAPIQRLVDKISGYFVPIAVSIAVLSFVLWYFFLGATFQEALINFTAVLVIACPCALGLATPTSIMVGTGRGASHGILFKGGEQLETAHKADTILFDKTGTLTKGKPELTNIVTTGTMNENQILTIAAALEKQSEHPLGQAIVKAAEKLELPEVQQFEAVPGRGIKGIVNEKLVLIGTRRFLTENDLNISKIEPIATELEEQGKTAMFISVEQEVAGVMAVADQIKDTAKQAVTLLAEQGFELYLITGDNARTAKAIAAEVGITNVFAEVLPEEKASKVEQLKGEGKRVIMVGDGINDAPALALADVGIAIGTGTDVAIEAADITLMNEDLRSVAEAVRLSKLTIRNIKQNLFWAFLYNSIGLPIAAAGLLAPWIAGAAMAFSSVSVVSNALRLKRVK; from the coding sequence ATGTCAGGTAAACAAATTCAAATTCCGATTAAAGGGATGACATGTGCGGCATGCTCGAGTCGAATTGAAAAAGTGTTAAATAAAACAGATGGTGTATCAGCAACCGTGAACTTACCGTTAGAACAGGCAGCCATATCAATAGAAGATAATCGTGTTCAGATTGCTGATGTCATTGGGAAAATTGAAAACGCAGGATTTCAAGTTCCAGTACAGAAAGCAGAATTTCAGATTAAAGGAATGACATGTGCAGCGTGTTCAAGCCGAATTGAAAAAGTCATTGGCAAGGTGGAAGGCGTTGAATCCATTCAAGTGAACTTGCCATTAGAGCGCGGCGCTGTCACGTATTATCAAGGTGTTGTAACAAAAGATACTATTTTTGAAAAAATTGAGGATATTGGTTTTCAGGCAGTAGCTGAGCAGAAACGAAATGAGACAAACGAAAAAAAGACAGATGAACTTTCTGCACAACGGTTAAAGTTTTTTATTGCCTTGTTTTTTTCCATTCCTTTGTTTATTACGATGATTGACCATTTTGTAACGAGTCGCATGGTACTCCCACATTGGCTAATGAACGGATATTTACAATGGGCGCTTGCAACACCGGTTCAATTTTATGCTGGGTGGCAATTTTACCGAGGCGCTTATCACGCTCTTAAAAACAAAGGAGCAAACATGGATGTTCTCGTTGCCATGGGAACATCAGCAGCGTATTTTTATTCAGTATGGCTTGTGCTCCAAGGTGAAATCTATTTGTTTTTTGAAACAAGTGCAATTATCATTACGTTAATTCTACTTGGGAAATTGCTAGAAGCAAGAGCGAAAGGGAAAACCTCTGAAGCAATTCGTTCTTTAATTCAACTCCAAGCAAAAAAAGCAACCATTATTGTTGATGGGACAGAACAAGAAGTAGACATTGAGGCTGTTAAAATCGGGGATATATTACTTGTTAAACCAGGAGAAAAAGTACCTGTAGACGGAGTGATTGCCTCAGGCTATTCCTCGATTGATGAATCAATGGTTACAGGAGAAAGTATTCCTGTTGATCGAACGGTCGGTGATACCGTCATTGGCGCTACGATAAATAAGCACGGCAGCTTTACAATGGAAGCAACGAGAGTAGGGAAAGACTCCACTCTAGCACAAATTATTAAAATCGTTGAAGAAGCACAAACGTCAAAAGCACCTATCCAACGCTTGGTCGATAAAATTTCAGGGTACTTTGTCCCGATTGCGGTCTCTATTGCCGTTCTATCATTTGTCTTATGGTATTTCTTCTTAGGAGCGACATTCCAAGAAGCTTTAATTAATTTTACGGCTGTTCTTGTTATTGCGTGTCCTTGTGCGCTTGGATTAGCGACACCTACATCGATTATGGTTGGAACAGGGAGAGGCGCTAGTCATGGGATATTATTTAAAGGCGGGGAACAGCTTGAAACGGCACATAAAGCAGATACGATTTTGTTTGATAAAACGGGAACATTAACAAAAGGTAAGCCGGAATTAACAAATATCGTCACTACGGGGACAATGAATGAAAATCAAATCCTCACCATTGCAGCTGCACTTGAAAAACAATCAGAACACCCACTAGGTCAAGCGATTGTGAAAGCAGCGGAGAAACTAGAGTTACCCGAAGTCCAGCAGTTTGAAGCAGTACCTGGTAGGGGTATAAAAGGAATCGTTAATGAAAAACTAGTTCTCATTGGAACCCGTCGTTTTTTAACCGAAAATGACTTAAATATAAGCAAAATAGAACCTATTGCTACTGAATTAGAAGAACAAGGGAAAACGGCAATGTTCATTTCGGTAGAGCAAGAAGTGGCTGGCGTTATGGCTGTTGCTGATCAAATAAAAGACACAGCCAAACAAGCTGTGACGTTATTAGCCGAACAAGGTTTTGAGCTTTACTTAATTACGGGGGATAACGCTCGAACGGCAAAAGCAATTGCTGCTGAAGTTGGGATTACAAATGTATTTGCCGAAGTCCTTCCCGAAGAAAAAGCGAGTAAAGTGGAACAGCTAAAAGGTGAAGGAAAACGTGTTATTATGGTGGGAGATGGAATAAATGATGCTCCAGCACTTGCTCTTGCTGATGTTGGAATCGCCATTGGGACAGGTACGGATGTCGCAATTGAAGCCGCTGATATTACATTGATGAACGAAGACTTACGTTCTGTTGCAGAAGCGGTGCGGCTAAGTAAGCTGACAATAAGAAATATAAAGCAAAACTTATTTTGGGCGTTTCTTTATAATTCTATAGGATTACCTATTGCTGCAGCGGGATTGTTAGCGCCCTGGATTGCAGGAGCAGCAATGGCGTTTAGCTCTGTTTCTGTTGTGAGTAACGCCCTTAGACTAAAGCGGGTGAAATAA
- a CDS encoding metal-sensitive transcriptional regulator — translation MRDDLHIDLQPDRHGSLGKSKEQKDQLVKRLKRIEGQVRGIQKMVEDDRYCVDVLVQLSAVSAALKKVGYSMLEQHTRGCVSNAIKSNQGDEAIEELMKVIHQFSKS, via the coding sequence ATGCGAGATGATTTACATATTGATTTACAGCCGGACCGACATGGGAGCTTAGGGAAATCTAAAGAGCAAAAAGACCAGTTAGTAAAACGACTAAAAAGAATTGAAGGTCAAGTAAGAGGTATTCAAAAAATGGTAGAGGACGATCGATACTGTGTGGATGTACTCGTACAATTATCCGCTGTAAGTGCAGCGTTAAAAAAAGTAGGATATTCAATGCTTGAACAACACACGCGTGGTTGTGTTTCAAATGCAATAAAATCGAATCAAGGTGACGAGGCGATTGAGGAATTAATGAAAGTGATTCATCAATTTTCTAAATCGTAG
- a CDS encoding aspartyl-phosphate phosphatase Spo0E family protein — protein sequence MENKLLAAIEEKRTELIEIGLRHGLDSSLALKLSQELDKLLNRYNESYVHPHYKNKKMKV from the coding sequence GTGGAAAATAAATTACTAGCTGCTATTGAAGAAAAGCGCACGGAATTAATAGAAATTGGATTACGACATGGACTCGACTCGTCATTGGCTCTTAAGCTAAGCCAAGAATTGGACAAACTATTAAACCGTTACAACGAATCTTACGTTCATCCTCACTATAAAAATAAGAAGATGAAAGTATAA
- a CDS encoding ABC transporter ATP-binding protein, translating into MQHKDKVLTAKDQKKVFRRLLSYTKKHKGLLIIAFLLLLLGTSAEIMGPILIKIFIDDYLTPRIFDTTAIVTLTIVYLGLHVGSVICNYVQLFLFHKVALSIIREIRMDVFSKVQRLGLSFFDRTPAGGLVSRITNDTEAVKELYVTVLATFVQNFIFLIGIFVAMFYLNPQLAFFCLFLLPLIYIVMKTYRKFSSRFYADMSERLSQLNGKLNESIQGMAIIQIFRQEKRMRKEFEDINDQHQQAWLKNMKLDGLLLRPAVDFIAIVALMIVLSYFSIISLNSPVEIGVLYAFVNYLDRFFEPVNQLMMRLSLFQQAIVSAGRVFTLVDHDELAPEKIGSAHPKMEEGEVEFRNVSFSYDGKTEVLKNISFTVKKGQTLALVGHTGSGKSSIVNVLMRFYSLQKGEVYIDGQRLEAYSNDEIRQNIGLVLQDPFMYTGDIASNIRLHNETMTDEEVVEAARFVHADSFIQHLPGGYHAPVAERGSTLSSGQRQLLSFARTMALKPKVLVLDEATASVDTETEEAIQHALHRMREGRTTIAIAHRLSTIKDADEILVLHQGEIVERGNHQQLLQKEGLYHKMYLLQQGGAEVILK; encoded by the coding sequence GTGCAACATAAAGATAAAGTATTAACAGCAAAAGACCAAAAAAAAGTGTTTCGCCGGTTATTATCTTATACAAAAAAACATAAGGGTCTTCTCATTATCGCTTTTTTGTTGCTATTACTAGGTACGAGTGCTGAAATTATGGGGCCGATTTTAATTAAAATATTTATTGATGATTATCTTACGCCAAGAATTTTCGATACGACTGCAATCGTTACACTAACAATAGTATACCTTGGTTTACATGTCGGTTCTGTCATATGTAATTATGTACAACTCTTTCTTTTTCATAAAGTGGCGCTATCCATCATTCGCGAAATTCGCATGGATGTGTTCTCAAAGGTGCAGCGGTTAGGATTATCTTTTTTTGACCGTACACCTGCAGGGGGACTCGTTTCGAGAATTACGAATGATACAGAAGCGGTAAAAGAATTATATGTCACGGTGTTAGCCACATTTGTCCAAAATTTCATATTTTTAATAGGGATTTTTGTTGCTATGTTTTACTTAAACCCTCAGTTAGCGTTTTTCTGTTTATTTTTGCTTCCTTTAATTTATATCGTCATGAAAACCTATCGAAAATTTAGTTCTCGTTTTTATGCAGATATGAGTGAGCGGTTAAGTCAACTCAATGGAAAGTTAAACGAGTCCATTCAAGGGATGGCTATCATTCAAATTTTTAGACAAGAAAAACGGATGAGAAAAGAATTTGAAGACATCAATGACCAGCATCAACAGGCATGGTTGAAAAATATGAAATTAGATGGACTACTTCTCAGGCCAGCTGTTGATTTTATTGCTATTGTGGCTTTGATGATTGTCCTCAGTTATTTTTCCATTATCTCGTTAAATAGCCCTGTTGAAATCGGGGTGTTATATGCGTTTGTGAATTATTTAGATCGCTTTTTTGAACCTGTGAATCAGTTGATGATGCGGTTGTCTTTATTCCAGCAAGCCATTGTTTCAGCCGGCCGAGTTTTTACATTAGTCGATCATGATGAGTTAGCACCTGAAAAAATCGGTTCGGCTCATCCGAAAATGGAAGAAGGAGAAGTTGAGTTTCGTAATGTTAGTTTTTCCTATGATGGCAAAACAGAAGTGTTGAAAAACATTTCTTTTACCGTGAAAAAAGGGCAAACATTAGCGTTAGTTGGTCATACTGGAAGTGGGAAAAGCTCAATTGTGAATGTGTTGATGAGGTTTTATTCTCTACAAAAAGGAGAAGTTTATATTGATGGCCAACGGTTAGAAGCTTATTCTAATGATGAAATCAGGCAAAATATAGGTCTCGTATTACAAGACCCATTTATGTATACGGGGGATATTGCTTCCAATATTCGTTTACACAATGAAACGATGACAGACGAAGAAGTGGTGGAAGCAGCTCGTTTTGTTCATGCAGATTCTTTTATTCAACATTTACCAGGGGGGTATCATGCTCCTGTCGCGGAAAGAGGTTCAACATTGTCAAGTGGACAGCGACAACTCTTGTCTTTTGCCAGAACCATGGCATTAAAACCTAAAGTTCTTGTTTTAGATGAAGCAACGGCAAGTGTAGATACAGAAACAGAAGAAGCGATACAACATGCTCTACATCGAATGCGAGAAGGTCGCACGACGATTGCTATTGCCCATCGCTTATCAACAATTAAAGATGCAGATGAAATTCTAGTACTGCATCAAGGAGAAATTGTAGAAAGAGGAAATCATCAACAGCTGCTGCAAAAAGAAGGCTTATATCATAAAATGTATTTACTCCAACAAGGTGGAGCCGAGGTGATTCTGAAATAA
- a CDS encoding ABC transporter transmembrane domain-containing protein: MKVFLDLWWYFKQEKKKYLVGIVTLLAVSILSLIPPYVVGVIVDHIEQGTLTQDIILQWMLILLGIGIVVYILRYIWRIMIFGASIRLARLLRNQLYEHFTKMSSRFYQKRRTGDLMAHSTNDIKAIEQTAGAGVLTLVDSITMGGFVVITMAVTISWELTLISLLPMPIMAIATSYYGSMLHKRFGFAQASFSELNDKVQESMTGMRVTKAFGQEEAEIKAFRKKSDEVVNKNIAVAKVDALFDPTISLIVGISYFLAIFFGARYVIADELTIGQLTSFTIYLGLLIWPMLAFGYLFNIVERGRASYDRVSSLLQVKQEITEEDAKYTHIPTGTIQYNLQSFSYDEHQTTLQDINITVKQGETLGIVGKTGSGKTTLLKLLLRQFDVVNGTILLENQPIEQYSFDALRKGMGYVPQDHFLFSATIADNIAFGKPEATMSEIIAVSKLAAIHDDIIRFPEGYETVVGERGVTLSGGQKQRISIARALLVNPNILMLDDSLSAVDAKTEEQILMSLRQNRQNKTTFITAHRLSAIKHADVIVVLDEGQIIERGTHEDLMNQRGWYRKMYDQQQLESIVEMGGDNRAT; encoded by the coding sequence ATGAAAGTATTTCTGGACTTATGGTGGTATTTTAAACAAGAGAAGAAAAAATATTTAGTCGGAATTGTAACCTTGCTTGCTGTATCAATCTTATCGTTAATCCCTCCATATGTCGTTGGGGTGATTGTCGATCATATTGAACAAGGGACATTAACACAGGACATCATTCTTCAATGGATGTTGATTTTACTTGGGATTGGGATCGTTGTTTACATATTACGTTACATTTGGCGGATTATGATTTTTGGAGCTTCCATTCGTTTAGCTCGACTTTTACGGAATCAATTGTACGAGCATTTTACGAAAATGTCGTCCCGTTTTTATCAGAAACGGCGTACAGGCGATTTAATGGCCCATTCCACCAATGATATTAAGGCAATTGAGCAAACCGCTGGGGCGGGTGTTCTCACATTAGTTGACTCCATTACAATGGGCGGATTTGTTGTTATTACGATGGCGGTTACCATTAGTTGGGAGCTTACATTAATTAGTCTTTTGCCGATGCCAATCATGGCAATCGCAACAAGCTATTATGGTTCGATGCTTCATAAACGCTTTGGTTTTGCTCAAGCTTCATTTTCAGAATTAAATGACAAAGTACAAGAAAGTATGACAGGTATGCGGGTAACTAAAGCATTTGGTCAAGAAGAAGCTGAAATCAAAGCTTTTCGGAAAAAATCTGATGAAGTTGTAAACAAAAATATCGCAGTAGCTAAAGTGGATGCTTTATTTGATCCGACGATTTCTCTTATCGTTGGAATCTCGTATTTTTTAGCTATCTTTTTTGGAGCGCGATATGTGATTGCAGATGAGCTTACGATAGGGCAATTGACGAGCTTTACAATTTATTTAGGTTTACTTATATGGCCGATGCTTGCATTTGGTTATTTATTTAATATTGTTGAACGTGGACGGGCGTCGTATGACCGTGTCTCGAGTTTATTACAAGTCAAGCAAGAAATTACGGAAGAAGACGCGAAATATACTCATATCCCTACAGGTACGATTCAGTACAATCTTCAATCCTTTTCATATGATGAGCATCAAACAACTTTACAAGATATTAATATTACCGTGAAACAGGGAGAAACATTAGGTATTGTCGGGAAAACAGGAAGTGGAAAAACGACACTGTTAAAGTTATTACTCAGGCAATTTGATGTAGTTAATGGAACAATATTATTAGAAAATCAACCGATTGAGCAATACTCATTTGATGCATTACGAAAAGGAATGGGATATGTTCCACAGGATCACTTTTTATTTTCGGCCACGATTGCTGATAATATTGCCTTTGGAAAACCAGAGGCAACGATGAGTGAAATTATCGCGGTCAGTAAGTTAGCTGCGATTCATGACGATATTATTCGCTTTCCAGAAGGATATGAAACTGTCGTTGGGGAGCGGGGCGTCACTTTATCGGGCGGACAAAAACAGCGAATATCCATTGCTCGTGCTTTATTAGTGAATCCAAATATATTAATGTTAGATGACTCTCTTTCGGCTGTCGATGCCAAGACAGAAGAACAAATTTTAATGTCTCTTCGTCAAAATCGTCAAAATAAAACAACCTTTATTACTGCTCATCGTTTAAGTGCGATTAAGCATGCCGATGTAATCGTTGTTTTAGATGAAGGACAGATTATTGAACGTGGAACACATGAGGACCTCATGAACCAAAGAGGATGGTACCGAAAAATGTATGATCAACAGCAGCTTGAGTCGATCGTGGAAATGGGAGGTGATAACCGTGCAACATAA
- a CDS encoding YneF family protein → MLWIYILVGVLSLLAGIALGFFIARKTMMNYLKKNPPINEQMLRMMMMQMGQNPSQKKINQMMKAMQKQQSK, encoded by the coding sequence ATGTTGTGGATTTATATTTTAGTGGGCGTCTTATCATTATTAGCAGGTATTGCACTTGGATTTTTCATTGCCCGCAAAACAATGATGAATTATTTAAAGAAAAACCCGCCCATTAATGAACAAATGTTACGGATGATGATGATGCAAATGGGGCAAAATCCATCGCAAAAGAAAATTAACCAAATGATGAAAGCGATGCAAAAGCAACAGTCGAAATAA
- the sirA gene encoding sporulation inhibitor of replication protein SirA, producing the protein MRHYDIYLMEKEVARHYFGQESKLFHLFLEQKKATTEFKAIYEKQIEFITRPISTLQLQQLVGQAFKRNQNYEQFKNTHYLSISQPFSQAELTLNPTMITVTSDGGYEAETIFFEVLRKYNACFFAMDMNDFRFGWLNPIKQVKLI; encoded by the coding sequence ATGAGACATTATGACATTTATTTAATGGAAAAGGAAGTAGCAAGACATTATTTTGGACAAGAGTCGAAGTTATTTCACCTATTTTTAGAACAAAAAAAAGCAACAACTGAGTTTAAAGCGATATATGAAAAACAAATTGAGTTTATCACTCGGCCTATTTCTACGTTGCAACTTCAACAATTAGTTGGACAAGCATTTAAACGTAATCAAAATTACGAACAATTTAAAAATACACATTACCTTAGTATTTCTCAACCATTTAGTCAGGCTGAATTGACATTAAATCCTACGATGATAACTGTAACAAGTGATGGAGGATATGAGGCAGAAACGATCTTTTTTGAAGTTCTTCGTAAATATAATGCTTGTTTCTTTGCTATGGACATGAACGACTTTCGCTTTGGCTGGTTAAATCCAATCAAACAAGTAAAACTAATATAA
- the tkt gene encoding transketolase, translating into MTTKNEQIAINTIRTLSIDSIEKANSGHPGMPMGAAPMAFALWTKYMNHNPANPDWFNRDRFVLSAGHGSMLLYSLLHLTGYDLSLEDLQSFRQWGSKTPGHPEFGHTPGVEATTGPLGQGVAMAVGMAMAERHLASTYNKENYNVVDHFTYSICGDGDLMEGVSQEAASLAGHLQLGRLIVLYDSNDISLDGDLNMSFSENVEQRYKAYGWQVIRVENGNDVAEISSAIEAAKADERPTLIEVKTTIGYGSPNKGGKSASHGAPLGSDEVKLTKEAYEWSYDGEFHIPLEAADIFATVQENGQQQEEKWNAMFAEYKEKYPELASQLSLAIKGELPEGWDKEAPVYETGKGVATRSASGDAINAFASHVPQLFGGSADLASSNKTLMKDKGNFTREDYSGRNIWFGVREFAMGAAVNGMALHGGVKAFGATFFVFSDYLRPAIRLSSLMQIPVIYVFTHDSVAVGEDGPTHEPVEQLASLRAMPGLSIIRPGDGNETVAAWKLALESKNQPTVLVLTRQNLTTIAGTAEHAYEGVKKGAYVVSKANGNVDVLLLASGSEVPLAIEAQSVLEKEGIYANVVSMPSWDRFEKQSTEYKESVIPPSVKARLGIEMGSSLGWSKYVGDHGQVLAIDTFGASAPGEKIIEEFGFTVENVVAKVKALLQK; encoded by the coding sequence ATGACGACAAAAAATGAACAAATCGCAATAAATACAATTCGTACATTATCAATTGACAGTATTGAAAAAGCAAACTCTGGACACCCAGGAATGCCAATGGGAGCAGCTCCAATGGCGTTTGCACTATGGACAAAGTATATGAACCATAACCCAGCTAACCCAGACTGGTTTAATCGGGACCGCTTTGTTTTATCAGCAGGTCACGGCTCTATGTTATTATATAGTCTTCTTCACTTAACAGGATATGATTTATCTTTAGAAGACTTACAAAGCTTTAGACAATGGGGAAGTAAGACACCGGGACACCCTGAATTTGGACATACTCCTGGAGTTGAAGCAACGACAGGCCCACTTGGACAAGGTGTAGCAATGGCAGTTGGAATGGCGATGGCAGAACGTCATTTAGCTAGTACATACAACAAAGAGAATTATAATGTGGTTGACCACTTTACATATAGTATTTGTGGTGACGGTGACTTAATGGAAGGTGTATCTCAAGAGGCAGCTTCATTAGCAGGGCATTTACAATTAGGACGTTTGATCGTGTTATATGATTCAAATGATATTTCTTTAGATGGCGATTTAAATATGTCGTTTTCAGAAAACGTTGAACAACGGTATAAAGCATACGGCTGGCAAGTCATTCGTGTTGAAAACGGAAATGATGTAGCTGAAATTTCAAGTGCGATTGAAGCAGCAAAAGCGGATGAAAGACCAACATTAATTGAAGTGAAAACGACAATTGGTTATGGTTCTCCTAATAAAGGTGGGAAATCAGCTTCTCATGGTGCGCCATTAGGATCTGATGAAGTGAAATTAACTAAAGAAGCTTATGAATGGTCGTATGACGGTGAATTCCATATTCCTTTAGAAGCAGCAGACATTTTTGCAACTGTTCAAGAAAATGGACAGCAACAAGAAGAGAAATGGAATGCTATGTTTGCTGAATATAAAGAAAAATATCCTGAGCTAGCTTCGCAGCTTAGTTTAGCTATTAAAGGTGAATTACCTGAAGGCTGGGATAAAGAAGCTCCTGTTTATGAAACTGGTAAAGGTGTCGCAACACGTTCAGCTTCAGGTGATGCAATTAATGCTTTTGCTTCCCATGTCCCACAATTATTCGGGGGTTCTGCCGATTTAGCTTCTTCTAACAAAACACTAATGAAAGACAAAGGGAATTTTACAAGAGAAGATTACAGTGGCAGAAACATTTGGTTTGGTGTTCGTGAGTTTGCGATGGGTGCAGCTGTGAACGGGATGGCTCTTCACGGAGGAGTAAAAGCATTCGGAGCTACATTCTTCGTGTTTTCCGATTACTTACGCCCTGCTATTCGTCTTTCTTCGCTAATGCAAATTCCTGTCATTTATGTGTTTACACATGATAGTGTTGCAGTCGGAGAAGATGGACCTACACATGAGCCAGTTGAACAACTTGCGTCTTTACGTGCGATGCCAGGACTTTCAATTATTCGTCCAGGAGATGGGAATGAAACAGTAGCAGCTTGGAAGCTTGCGCTTGAAAGTAAAAACCAACCAACTGTATTAGTACTGACGAGACAAAACTTAACAACGATTGCAGGAACGGCTGAACATGCATATGAAGGTGTGAAAAAAGGAGCATATGTTGTATCAAAAGCAAATGGAAATGTTGATGTCCTATTATTAGCTTCAGGGTCTGAAGTACCATTAGCGATTGAAGCACAAAGTGTCCTTGAAAAAGAAGGAATTTATGCAAATGTTGTTTCCATGCCTAGCTGGGACCGATTTGAAAAACAATCAACAGAATATAAAGAATCTGTAATTCCGCCATCTGTTAAAGCACGATTAGGAATTGAAATGGGTTCATCTCTTGGATGGAGCAAATATGTAGGTGACCATGGACAAGTATTAGCGATTGATACATTCGGGGCATCTGCACCAGGAGAAAAAATTATTGAAGAGTTTGGATTTACAGTTGAAAATGTCGTTGCTAAAGTAAAAGCATTACTGCAAAAATAA
- a CDS encoding DUF896 domain-containing protein encodes MLSKEKIARINELSQKSKTVGLSSEEAQEQTALRQEYIQSFRSSFENQLHSVKVVDEKGKDVTPAKLKASKQSKGRLKH; translated from the coding sequence ATGTTATCCAAAGAAAAAATTGCACGAATTAATGAATTATCCCAAAAGTCAAAAACTGTAGGGTTATCTTCAGAAGAAGCCCAAGAGCAAACAGCGCTTCGCCAAGAATATATTCAGTCATTCCGAAGTTCTTTTGAAAATCAATTACATTCGGTTAAAGTTGTTGATGAAAAGGGGAAAGATGTAACACCGGCAAAATTAAAAGCAAGTAAGCAATCAAAAGGTCGTTTGAAACATTAA